In the genome of Monodelphis domestica isolate mMonDom1 chromosome 2, mMonDom1.pri, whole genome shotgun sequence, one region contains:
- the LOC100019894 gene encoding olfactory receptor 56-like, which translates to MEWSGNQTFITHFVLLGLFSHTPLHHFLFSLIMIMFLVALTGNGLMILLINIDSRLHSPMYFFLSWLSCMDLMLISTIVPRMAVDFLSDGGYISFTGCGLQILFFLTLLGDECFLLAFMAYDRYVAISNPLRYSLVMNQRICWLMVAFSWLFGLIDGLIQAVFTLHFPYCGSKEIDHFFCEVPAILKLACADTSLYESMIYVCCVLMLLLPFSVISASYLRILVAVLQMRSTEGRKKAFATCSSHMTVVTLFYGAAMVTYIRPQAYHSSKQDKVVSAFYTMITPMLNPMIYSLRNKEVTGALKKLLGRIRSSR; encoded by the exons ATGGAATGGAGTGGCAACCAGACCTTCATCACTCACTTTGTCCTTCTGGGCCTCTTCAGTCACACTCCGCTCCAtcacttcctcttctccctcatcATGATCATGTTCCTAGTAGCGCTGACCGGTAATGGCCTCATGATCCTTCTCATCAACATTGATTCTCGGCTCCACAGTCCAATGTACTTCTTCCTCAGCTGGCTCTCATGCATGGACCTCATGCTCATCTCTACCATTGTACCGAGGATGGCTGTGGACTTCCTTTCGGATGGGGGCTACATCAGCTTCACAGGCTGTGGGTTacagattctcttcttcctcacacTCCTTGGGGATGAGTGCTTCCTGCTGGCCTTCATGGCCTATGACCGCTATGTGGCCATCAGCAATCCACTCAGGTACTCCTTGGTCATGAACCAGCGCATCTGTTGGCTCATGGTGGCCTTTTCTTGGCTCTTTGGTCTGATAGATGGGTTAATCCAAGCAGTCTTTACTCTCCATTTTCCCTACTGTGGCTCAAAAGAAATTGATCACTTCTTCTGTGAGGTGCCGGCTATCCTCAAGCTGGCTTGTGCTGATACTTCCCTCTACGAATCCATGATCTATGTCTGCTGTGTCCTCATGCTACTCTTGCCTTTCTCTGTTATCTCTGCCTCCTACCTACGGATCCTGGTGGCAGTTCTCCAAATGCGCTCCACTGAGGGGAGAAAAAAGGCATTTGCCACTTGCTCCTCCCACATGACTGTAGTCACCCTTTTCTATGGGGCAGCCATGGTCACATACATAAGACCCCAGGCATACCACTCTTCCAAGCAAGATAAAGTAGTCTCTGCTTTCTACACCATGATCACACCCATGCTCAATCCTATGATCTATAGCCTAAGGAACAAAGAAGTAACAGGGGCCCTTAAGAAGCTGCTGGGCAG GATCAGATCATCCAGGTAG